One window of Drosophila busckii strain San Diego stock center, stock number 13000-0081.31 chromosome 3L, ASM1175060v1, whole genome shotgun sequence genomic DNA carries:
- the LOC108598307 gene encoding uncharacterized protein LOC108598307 → MSLKCTPDIAELLPTRQYRCEYGCKEVYGNQSHYQVHLRRRHNVTILKDPEKEQTSYHCPIEKCIYHVEMRGARSFSNLRFLRQHYQKVHMAKENKCDKCLETFLLPRQLEKHHCCVTFECPVCELKYSSKAALQTHMRRKSHMGSINQSINEISTKVALPTLKAWKKSQQAQKAVESISQETIQPLYYTIPAIEMPYFIEVPVEMQPVSVDDVSLEVQPMDEPIPNFTAEEVERLLRDMETQTDDVDLDGIDLNNEELAPLLRNIQTQTLDNRQNQGTMTELDLDATCDFEPMFCEQTSAHMHTQSDFGPIFGEQTSTHMQTQTCNELFEELGLSHIQTQTHWSDGLYNTQQTQTCDEMLDELLENFQSTCTQTRWLDWQETADSVEYQQQH, encoded by the exons ATGTCCCTTAAATGTACGCCCGATATTGCGGAGCTGCTGCCCACGCGACAGTATCGTTGCGAATACGGATGTAAAGAGGTATATGGCAATCAAAGTCACTATCAAGTGCATCTACGACGCCGACACAATGTGACAATCTTAAAGGATCCGGAAAAGGAGCAGACTAGCTATCATTGTCCAATTGAGAAGTGCATATACCATGTTGAAATGCGAGGCGCCCGAAGCTTTTCGAATTTGCGTTTTCTGCGCCAGCATTATCAGAAAGTGCACATGGCCAAGGAGAACAAGTGTGACAAGTGCCTGGAAACGTTTTTACTCCCACGTCAGCTGGAGAAGCACCACTGTTGTGTTACATTCGAGTGTCCTGTTTGTGAGCTCAAGtacagcagcaaagctgcacTGCAAACGCATATGAGACGTAAGAGCCATATGGgttcaatcaatcaatcaatcaatgagATATCTACAAAGGTGGCACTGCCTACATTGAAGGCTTGGAAAAAATCACAGCAAGCTCAAAAAGCTGTGGAGAGTATATCACAAGAAACAATCCAACCACTGTACTATACTATACCAGCTATTGAGATGCCTTATTTCATTGAAGTACCCGTGGAAATGCAGCCTGTCAGTGTCGATGATGTATCCCTGGAAGTGCAGCCTATGGATGAACCCATTCCCAACTTTACCGCTGAGGAAGTGGAACGACTATTGCGTGACATGGAAACGCAAACAGATGACGTTGATTTGGATGGCATTGATCTCAATAATGAGGAGCTGGCGCCTCTACTGCGTAACATACAAACTCAAACGCTAGACAATAGACAAAACCAAGGCACTATGACAGAACTGGACTTGGATGCAACTTGTGATTTTGAGCCCATGTTTTGTGAACAGACCTCAGCACATATGCATACCCAGA GTGATTTTGGGCCCATCTTTGGTGAACAGACCTCAACACATATGCAGACCCAGACCTGTAATGAGCTCTTTGAGGAGTTGGGCTTGTCGCATATACAGACACAAACCCATTGGTCAGATGGTCTCTATAATACACAACAAACGCAGACCTGCGATGAAATGCTGGATGAACTTCTGGAGAACTTTCAGTCAACCTGCACCCAAACAAGATGGTTGGATTGGCAGGAAACGGCAGACAGCGTCGAATATCAACAACAGCATTAG